Proteins found in one Plasmodium sp. gorilla clade G2 genome assembly, chromosome: 14 genomic segment:
- a CDS encoding polyprenol reductase, putative yields the protein MLHFYIKHMNNAIVFVCLYYVIDIFLLFLTFYFKSVNKWALHGKNLFLKIEKDEEPYNTKLYKFKRIFDNFIISKTYFSHFYIIGLVINSIILFQDVQYNLENQKNVYYHICLTNLIFEIHLLRRFFEQLFLVRTTTKSFMHICSYLLGISFYIITPFSLYNNKQINYNWSIIFPLLLFIFGNIIQFDSHLRLAKLRPKGIKKSDTFYKVPYGGFFHFVSCPHYFAEILIYFSFFLLNKNITCSLNFLLVLLILIKNGMQTHEWYLKVLADMYPKNRKIIIPFIF from the exons ATGCTAcacttttatataaaacatatgaaTAATGCTATTGTTTTTGTGTGCTTATATTAcgttatagatatatttcttttgttcttaaccttttattttaaatctGTCAATAAATGGGCACTACATGGGAAAAATTTATTTCTAAAAATCGAAAAAGATGAAGAACCATATAATACTAAGCTTTATAAGTTCAAACGtatatttgataattttataatttcgaAGACTTATTTTtcacatttttatatcattggTTTAGTTATTAATTCAATAATTCTATTTCaa GATGTTCAATATAATCtagaaaatcaaaaaaatg tTTATTATCACATTTGTCTAACCAATCTCATTTTTgaaattcatttattaagAAGGTTTTTCGAACAATTATTTTTAGTTAGGACTACTACAAAATCGTTCATGCATATTTGCTCATATCTTTTAGGAATAag CTTTTACATTATAACACCTTTTTCCTTATAcaataataaacaaataaattataattggTCAATAATTTTCCCTCTTCTCCTTTTCATATTTGGAAATATAATTCAg tTTGACTCTCATCTTAGATTAGCTAAGCTACGCCCAAAAG gaataaaaaaaagtgataCTTTTTATAAAGTACCATATGGAggtttttttcattttgtcaGTTGTCCACATTATTTTGCGGAAATTTTAATCTACTTTTCATTCTTCttattaaacaaaaatatcacatg cTCATTGAATTTCCTTTTAGTTTTATTAATCCTAATTAAAAATG GTATGCAAACGCATGAATGGTATTTAAAAGTTTTAGCAGACATGTATCCCaa GAACAGGAAAATAATCATcccatttattttttaa